Sequence from the Dysidea avara chromosome 5, odDysAvar1.4, whole genome shotgun sequence genome:
GTACAAGGGCTACCTGGTGATGATGGTGCTAAAGGACTACCTGGTAATGATGGACCTAGGGGATATCCTGGTAAACCTGGGAGAAAAGGTATAAGATTATCTGTAATGGATGTAAATATTCCATGCATTCAGGCACTCATATAtgtgtattatatgtatatactacacctgtggttgagatcaaaagtgtCGCGCTGttgtatataactgatataccacggcaaactgtggcatataagtgatataccacgctttgtgggcTATGCTTACCATATGATACATTCCGTGAAATTCTTATCTAAACGGtgaacaagtctctaataacaagtgcctaaatcaaaaaattattcacctgagcacTGTGAGCAAGGAGAAAGAACTTATGTCCCCTTCACTAACTCTCTTCTCCTTCACTTAGTCATGAGTAGATACTAAAGAGTCTAAAACATCTAGGATTTCTACTGATTTCGATcttcaacaggtgctgtttcactataaattgcttTCTATAattgtttcatctactgggatgtagaatataacagttataacacaatTACTTGGAATATACGTACTCACACCCTGCAGGCACTTGTgcgtatatttttgtcatatccctcacaaccgtgttataactataaaatataccactttgataTCTCAgttcaaaggaaaccacaggagtctatttcatgtattgccctgaccacagttgattatttatatagagctgcttaaagttttgcattgtaggtttgagtttaacatgttggtatAGTTAGGCTAGGGATTGTTTTGGAAGAAAaataattgagtgagtcagcattgcatagttcagttactaggcaTCACTAAAAATGGTTTTTGCGATTGTTTTTCTATCCACAAAGTGGTtgtttggtttaaaatggtatcactacaaccagcaaaacccacaatcatttctgtttatgctcacaatttaaacccacaattaaagtTTGCAAATCTCTGTATAAAAGTACTGTgatgaatgcaggtttgtcctCCTTCctctattaggtgagcatgggtgagtggtatatattacttataccaagGCCATGAGGGATTTTCCTAATATATATGCCCAAACCCAAGGGCTGCATGGTATCACTATTGAATATATATCAATGTTGCTGGTCGCTAATTACAGCTTTACTCATTTGTATGAATACTTGCACATCCATGTTTCAATTTCTTGTGCACAGGTAAAACAGGCTCAACAGGTGCTCCTGGTTTAACTGGTCCTGCTGGAGAACAGGGTGTACCAGGTGCTCGAGGAGATTCTGGTCCTCCTGGGCCCCCTGGCCCTACAGGATGTTCATTACCAGAAAATGCTAAACTAAGACGTCATATGACAACACTGGGACACATTATTACGAGAGCCACAGAACTATACAACAATCTTGATACAAAATCCGCAGAAAATTTTTATGACTACTTGATTAAGAAAGCTGATACTAAGAAACAAACAGCATCAGCAAAGAATGAACATAAAGAACGTGAAACCAGAAATGCCTACTATATGAACACTGCTGACTGTGAAGGAGTTATTGTTATTCCTGGCTCTAAAGGAGATGCTGGATCAGCAGGTTATCCAGGTAATGATGGTACTCAAGGATATCCTGGAATACCAGGTAAGTATAATTATCCTTCCTGGGGTTTAACAATAAGTAATACTTTGGTAATAGGAGTGGATGGTAGCAGTGGCCAGGCTGGAGATCCAGGAATTCCAGGTACAGAAGGAGTGAAAGGACCTACTGGTAAACGAGGATCTATTGGACAGAAAGGAGATGTGGGTAGTGCTGGACCTACTGGTAGTCCTGGAGTTTGCCGATGCATTAAGGTATGTTGTTGTTGTATATGCTATTTCCATTAGGTAAATTGATTATAATGTTAGGCCACATAAAGTAAATATACAGCCAGTTATCGAAAACCCTGAGGACCATCTAGTATTCAAATAGTTGAAAACTCCATAACCTAAGAGTTTTTTACAGAATTACCAATGCATTTAATGCAATACATTTTCTTTTGTACTTTATTCCCTATAATATACTtgctactctagtagaacaattATTTTGATTAAAAATTAGGATAAATACTTGCCAGCACTTGCCATATCAAAACCAGTAATCCTTAACTTGATACAGAAATACATTTTACATGCTTACATTACCAGAAGATTGAAATTATAAGAATATTTTAGTATGTTCTTTCTATCCCAGACAAGAAACACGCTTACTACTGATAGGAAGCCTACATTGTCTTATGTTGGTACTGGTATACCAGGAGAACAAGGTGATCAGGGACCTCATGGTTATGAGGGACCTAAAGGATTCAAAGGAGCAACTGGACTACCAGGAGATGATGGGGTGAGAGGACCAAGAGGCATTGATGGTGTTGATGGTGTACCTGGTAAAACTGGTCCCAATGGAGTTACTGGGTTAAAAGGTTTTCCTGGTGAAAAAGGTTTGCCTGGACCACGTGGGCCCCCTGGACCCCCTGGACCACCAGGTTGTGTTTGTAACAACGTGATCATCAAGTTAGACAAGTATGGATTTGTAAAGAAAACACGTCCATTATTGTACAACAAGTTTGGGATTGTGAAAAGTAACTTTACCATTCTCTCTGGAACATACTCTAATTATACTCGAACAAAGGACAAGTACACTCCAACGCAAAGAAAATTTGAATCAGATAGAACAGTATATTACACACCCAATATAACTTGTGTTAAAGGTAAGGAATTTGGAGCTGTAATATATTATATCTGTCATGTGCTGCTTAACATACTTGCTGTTTTGTTTTATTGCTATTCTGTGAATTGCTTTCCACAGAAATCTCAGGACCACCCATTGAGGGTTCAAGAGGAGAACAGGGAGAAGCAGGTTATCCGGGTAAAACTGGTAATCCTGGAATAGCAGGTGAACCAGGTGTGAATGGAATATCAGGATTGAAAGGAACCAATGGGAATCAAGGAAGACTGGGCCCTGATGGTACAGATAAATAATGTATGAGTACATATCTGGTGTGTATGAAACACAGGATTGTCGTACTCCCACATTAGTAATAGCATATAATTGTCTTGTGCAACCATGTATGTGTCATTCTTGCTTGCTTGCATTATGCATGAatatttgtagctactgtttctATCAGTTTCCTTTATCCCAAGGTGAACAAGGAGCAGTTGGGGATAGAGGCAATAAAGGATACCAAGGTGCAAATGGAAAACGTGGTCAGCCAGGAAGAAATGGAGTTTGTAATCTGGATACAAATGCTGTATTTTCAATTTACCGTAAGTTGATTAATTACATTAAGATTATCTTGATCTATAGTTGTTTGTTCTATATAACAAGAAGCATCATGTGTCTGTcactgggaaaactggtcttaccACCTATTCAAGAAGTGCTGAGAGGCATGGGGCCTTGATTGAACTAATGCACAAAAaaataactatctaaaatggtaggAAACTTTGCTGCTGGTCCCTAGTACAGTAGACTGACTgattttgacagtgaaatttgatagtgtattTATTATTTAGTTTTGTGCATAGTAAATACAGTAAATGGGTGATAAACAGGTGTTTCTAGCCAGTCACTATAGCTTGACATATATGACGTGgctactctattaaagcatcTTTTAAAGTTGTTGTTCCTCTTTGCCTATTTTCTAAAAATTCAGTAATATTGCCAGCATTGTGCTCATTGCTTTTCCTGTTATGTCCCAAGTTTTACCAGTACACCCTTGACTGTAAATCAAGAAACTTCAGCACTAAAATTGATATTTCCACATCAAAATTCATTTTTTTAACATGATAGATTCATAATTACTATTTATTCATCATTAAAAGTTTACTGATTATCTGAACGCTTATAGCTACAATTGTACCATGTCCAAGAAGATGCCCTGATGGTGCAAAAGGTGCCACTGGTGATAGAGGAGATCCTGGATCACGAGGTTATCAAGGATTAGGAGGACTCAAAGGAAATACAGGTTTACCTGGTCCTAGAGGATATGCTGGATCACCAGGATTACCAGGGGATCAAGGAAGGCCTGGAAAACCTGGATCAAGAGGTCCATCTGGATACAGAGGGTTACCTGGACCAGTGGGACCACCTGGACTTCCTGGACCACCTGGTCCTAGTGACAGGTGTCCTGAATTTGACGGTGTGGACTTTGATGTGGTAAGTGAATATGATATGTGTAGTATTGCTTTGATCAATTgtactgttattattattattttgagcATGCAAAGACATCaggcattatgctagcattttagGGATGTGTTTATTGAAATGTGCAATGTGAACACCTGATGAAAATAAACATACTGTTCATTACCACCCATGAATTTTTTTTCATGAAATACTCTGATATAGCTGTCATAAACTCTAATTTATTTGTGTCAACTCTCTATTATTCTAGTTCTTTGCTGCTACAAATCAAGATGTTGAATACCTTCAATATCTACTTGACACATCCAGCAAGGAATATGCTGCCAAACTAACAAATACTACTTTTCCATTGTTAAGAGAACTAGCAACTTTTGTTGCTAGAGGAGATAAACTGTCATCCCGTCCTCATCAGCGTGGTAAGCAAACACCGTTTTTATGATTCATAACAGTTGTACACATTATAATGTTTATTAGAAAAAACAGAATGTGAAACAACATTGAAGGCTCCCAGAAATGGCAGAAGATCAGTTATCAAACAAGATGGTACTGTGAAGTACATCAAGTTTAGTTGCGATGATGGCTACAGTTTGAGGGGATACTCTCTGGCAGAATGTAGGGATGGCAGATGGAGTTCTGACACACCAGTGTGTGTTTCAATGTACTAGCAATAACTGTTAAACTTAGCATTTCCCCCACACAATGTGTTTGTACAGTATGCAGGTACCATTAATATACCTGTTTGTGCTTTATTATCTTCTGTAATGTATTTTTGTGACTACTGCTGATAGCAGGGTATGATTGTATACTATAATTCACAACAAGAAATATTTGTACTGACTATTAAaataaactcatgaaaatatgcataagCCAGACATAATTATCTAAATTTAACATTGATGTAGATTCTATAGCCACGTATATACGTATAACCAGCTATTTGAGTCCCATGATATTAGTGGTAGACAAAGGTAAATTAATTTTCAAGTGTGATTGACCAATTAAAGTTGCTATACATATACtccacacacaataacaaacaCCAGCAGACACGTAATtattacatatattattatgtaaaatGCTTAGTATTGACATGATAAGCTGAAAATACAAGTGTAAAACAAATGAGATACCTATggacactccaaataaattctctgtttcccttCCTGTACCTAAGCATGCATGCAggtgggtggtccatttccattattgcATTATGAGATGAGCAcctttcaagccattatttgtttAGCTTTAGGAAAAATAGAAAGGTTTCATGAAGGCCTTTGATCCCTAGATGTATGCAACGTGTACACTAAAACTTATGTGTCATAAAAAGTAGTACTATGAAAACTATCTAACCATCTCTTGAAAGCACTTTAAAGTGGTTGCAGTGACCAGTTCAGTAGGGAGCTTAATTGTTCCAGGTATCAATGATTCATTGACTGAAAAAGTGATCTTGAGCTCTTGCATCCCTCTGCTTAAATATCTTTAAAGGGATGACCCCTTGTAACGCTGCAAGGGGGGAGGGggtctgaggtttccagaactATTCAGGCAATTAAAATTGAGTTTAAATTGGTATCaaagttcagatcgaaatactctgataaagcagtcgactactctaataggacagtcacaaTTTGTACTTTTAAAATTTACTTTTTCCAACTCAGTAAAAACTAAAACTGCATGTCAGAGTGTTTAAGACCTGAAATATTCCTgggggatgcccccagacccccaggATAGGCACTAGCCGAttgtgccggcataatttaaagcataatagctaGGTgactaaaagcatcaagcataattccagcataatagggacgatatttgaaattttaattaaaatgcgcaatatgcgcctgaaagaaagcaaatattaaCTGCCAACagtattattagtggatttcatgtttaaaaacacgtaatataacttattaaactaTCTTTGTAggttattcacacttttcagaaataagatcgagatactctaatagagcagtcacttactctaatacaggattcaggaaaggctgatatactctaaggccactccaattggtaattatgtttctggtcctttgaaaattagttttaggtgcgggcgggcggaattcagcaacaaagcaacaatgaagtgactgctcaattagagtatttttgtgatttactgactgttctattagaatatatcgatccgtactatgcacTTTGCctatttcttgcaggttttcaatgataaaatacaaaatataatacttagatagttagatttagcataattgttgcagcccaatatttgtttctaaaaattaggtttttcaaaaagctcatgcgggcattttacccatgtatttctgaaatttcaaaaaaggatgcgggcggtggaccagaaacataattaccaattggagtggcctaataaaacagtcagttctagaacATAaacttgattttgaaagcataattttgagcacaataggcttaatttttgagcaatgctcaaaagcataataggtaaaattttgggcataaggccaatgaaacttgattaccagtttctcgctcagatttttgaaaatttgatgcgggcgggcgggcggttattattcattattcattatttttccaaaagcacaacacacatccaaacatgaagatttctgccaaaaaacagtgagatctacactgattactcttgcattaaatagctaaagtacgttactaatctataacaagtgatttttccattagagtatagctgattgctctattagagtaaaagtgactgttctattagagtatttcgatctgaaataccaataatgaaattccatgcgggtgtatcaaaaacatgcgggcgatgacgcgaaactgctaatcaagtttcattggcctaataggCCAGAGCCTGCACCAGAATGACATCCCggcatgtctgttgtatgcttcaaacatCACACAGTTCCACCTCTTAACACTTTAGCCTGCTCTTGATACTATGAAACATATGTTTAAATATCAGCCCTAAAGAATTTTTGATgaaaattgttaccaaattcaatctcagaatttcataccccagaccccctagatttgAATGTgagaaaatttgga
This genomic interval carries:
- the LOC136256081 gene encoding collagen alpha-1(I) chain-like, coding for MIGRVVLSLILYCCSVISGTNGDDIVLKDYPVSEKCTRTQADRMMERATATSPDSYRACYKYEMVNNKCEIDTNVSFAEVVTDITVFTDPVTGSKLFDLTTPTDIDGNYPNDTVCFFIIGKRNRGFLYQYYEAFHQDVEGYLQIDVSVDQHGTVIETVINGLCQDFFEFREKQFDKSLPINKLVTCGNVVDPRIQFEVDVASALTLEFKSNNQTEGIGMHLIVLEINSTIYTTNNNRRKREDIIAPQGSPGIPGTNGIPGSQGTPGINGRHGQGGSKGIKGTTGVRGNRGQEGDKGPQGEQGVTGDVGPDGDQGLLCDCEILAKCTAGRPGKKGVKGLQGVQGLPGDDGAKGLPGNDGPRGYPGKPGRKGKTGSTGAPGLTGPAGEQGVPGARGDSGPPGPPGPTGCSLPENAKLRRHMTTLGHIITRATELYNNLDTKSAENFYDYLIKKADTKKQTASAKNEHKERETRNAYYMNTADCEGVIVIPGSKGDAGSAGYPGNDGTQGYPGIPGVDGSSGQAGDPGIPGTEGVKGPTGKRGSIGQKGDVGSAGPTGSPGVCRCIKTRNTLTTDRKPTLSYVGTGIPGEQGDQGPHGYEGPKGFKGATGLPGDDGVRGPRGIDGVDGVPGKTGPNGVTGLKGFPGEKGLPGPRGPPGPPGPPGCVCNNVIIKLDKYGFVKKTRPLLYNKFGIVKSNFTILSGTYSNYTRTKDKYTPTQRKFESDRTVYYTPNITCVKEISGPPIEGSRGEQGEAGYPGKTGNPGIAGEPGVNGISGLKGTNGNQGRLGPDGEQGAVGDRGNKGYQGANGKRGQPGRNGVCNLDTNAVFSIYPTIVPCPRRCPDGAKGATGDRGDPGSRGYQGLGGLKGNTGLPGPRGYAGSPGLPGDQGRPGKPGSRGPSGYRGLPGPVGPPGLPGPPGPSDRCPEFDGVDFDVFFAATNQDVEYLQYLLDTSSKEYAAKLTNTTFPLLRELATFVARGDKLSSRPHQREKTECETTLKAPRNGRRSVIKQDGTVKYIKFSCDDGYSLRGYSLAECRDGRWSSDTPVCVSMY